The following proteins are encoded in a genomic region of Alnus glutinosa chromosome 8, dhAlnGlut1.1, whole genome shotgun sequence:
- the LOC133875367 gene encoding uncharacterized protein LOC133875367, whose protein sequence is MESERPHRSTGSNSSTSELFICFTSRLSSSSSMKLSSKSILSPGRSREPSQLSLSASLSRRLRSNGSMKGGQASPMFPTGGKKRGCAFENPEPSSPKVTCIGQVRVKTKKQGKKIRTRSKRISGEASFRRAEQQNTSVVTHQDLNMNIQNNPNSQEHRNQRWVHLPITICEALRAFGAEFNCFLPCRSSCMTGEREKEEKAAARSDGGENGSGSSCGAVFARWLVAMQESEGKGREMELVVREGEEDQRVTERSHSLRRMEVFDEGNEIKEEMSEVLEDEEARVSICIPPKNALLLMRCRSDPVKMAALANRFWESPVQKVEDERGGQDEDENQRDEKEEHANVEVGEERQRELEIETEVQGDEICETDSEEEEEEEEEEEEEEEEEEEEEEEEANLVTEEQDEDVEENPEVTDELQVHPVEQEEEDEEMNPEVQAEETPLSCSSPEAFVDPENSEMEQSVPKLVQENEYVPEDEPEALYKEEEEAEDAKEASLFSSSLVPVQSEQETEAVEEANGGALAEEIEEKETPERPREDEETATHQRSEPECPKYNEWDPGLESKIQESDAKRERDSSVLPDCLLLMMCEPKLSMEVSRETWVCSTDFIRCLPERPVKKTNGGDEVKKRVSTEDSNPAHQLLQPPRSSCSFPVAAAAVGAGASMASMIEQKLSGAKGCEPFVLTRCKSEPMRSASKLAPEACFWKNRKLEPHHPGTLGMGAAGVGF, encoded by the coding sequence ATGGAATCAGAGAGGCCCCATCGCAGCACGGGGAGCAATAGCAGCACCAGCGAGCTGTTCATCTGCTTCACCTCGCgcctctcctcctcctcctccatgAAGCTCTCATCCAAATCCATCCTCAGCCCAGGCCGCAGCAGAGAACCatcccaactctctctctccgccTCTCTAAGCCGAAGGCTGAGAAGCAATGGCAGCATGAAGGGTGGCCAGGCCTCGCCAATGTTCCCAACCGGGGGAAAGAAACGAGGGTGTGCTTTCGAAAACCCAGAGCCCTCGTCTCCAAAAGTGACCTGTATTGGTCAGGTGAGGGTGAAGACGAAGAAGCAGGGGAAAAAGATAAGAACGAGATCGAAGAGAATAAGCGGCGAGGCGAGCTTTCGGAGAGCGGAGCAGCAGAATACGAGCGTTGTCACACATCAAGACCTTAACATGAACATTCAGAACAATCCGAATAGTCAGGAGCATCGGAACCAAAGGTGGGTGCATCTGCCAATAACAATTTGCGAAGCTCTGAGGGCCTTCGGCGCCGAGTTCAATTGTTTCCTTCCGTGCCGGTCTTCGTGTATGACAGGGGAGagggaaaaggaagagaaagcgGCCGCGAGATCGGACGGTGGTGAGAATGGGAGCGGGAGCTCTTGCGGGGCTGTGTTTGCGAGGTGGCTGGTGGCAATGCAAGAAAGCGAAGGCAAGGGGAGGGAGATGGAGTTGGTGGTGCGAGAGGGAGAGGAAGATCAGAGGGTGACGGAGAGGAGTCACAGTCTGAGGAGGATGGAGGTTTTTGATGAGGGGAATGAGATTAAGGAAGAGATGAGTGAGGTTTTGGAGGACGAGGAAGCGAGGGTGAGTATTTGTATTCCGCCCAAGAATGCTTTGTTGCTCATGAGGTGCAGATCTGACCCAGTGAAAATGGCGGCCCTGGCGAATCGGTTTTGGGAGTCTCCGGTTCAGAAAGTTGAGGACGAGCGTGGTGGTCAGGATGAAGATGAAAATCAAAGAgatgagaaagaagaacatGCGAACGTGGAAGTGGGTGAAGAAAGGCAAAGAGAACTTGAGATCGAAACAGAGGTACAAGGGGATGAGATTTGTGAAACtgatagtgaagaagaagaagaagaagaagaagaagaagaagaagaagaagaagaagaagaagaagaagaggaagaagaagcaaacTTGGTTACGGAGGAACAAGATGAGGATGTAGAAGAAAACCCAGAGGTCACCGATGAGCTACAAGTACACCCAGTagagcaagaagaagaagacgaagagaTGAACCCGGAAGTACAAGCAGAAGAAACTCCGTTGAGCTGTTCTTCACCTGAAGCTTTTGTAGATCCAGAGAACTCAGAGATGGAACAAAGCGTACCCAAACTGGTTCAAGAGAATGAGTATGTCCCAGAAGATGAACCTGAAGCACtgtataaagaagaagaagaagcagaagatgCCAAAGAAGCAAGCCTTTTCTCCTCTTCCTTAGTGCCCGTGCAGTCAGAGCAAGAAACAGAAGCAGTAGAAGAAGCAAATGGTGGAGCTTTAGCCGAAGAAATAGAGGAGAAAGAGACACCAGAGAGGCCTCGGGAAGACGAAGAGACAGCGACCCATCAAAGATCCGAACCCGAATGCCCAAAATACAACGAATGGGATCCGGGCTTAGAGTCAAAGATCCAAGAAAGTGACGCAAAGCGAGAGAGAGACAGCTCGGTCTTGCCGGATTGCTTGCTTCTGATGATGTGCGAGCCAAAGTTATCCATGGAGGTCTCCCGGGAGACCTGGGTCTGCAGTACGGACTTCATCCGATGCCTCCCGGAGAGACCGGTCAAGAAAACCAACGGAGGCGATGAGGTCAAGAAAAGAGTGAGCACGGAGGACTCTAATCCTGCGCACCAGTTACTGCAGCCGCCGAGGTCTTCTTGTTCGTTCCCGGTGGCGGCGGCGGCTGTGGGAGCCGGCGCGTCGATGGCGAGCATGATAGAGCAGAAACTGTCGGGGGCCAAGGGGTGCGAGCCGTTCGTGCTGACGCGCTGCAAGTCGGAGCCGATGAGGTCGGCGTCTAAGCTGGCGCCGGAGGCTTGTTTCTGGAAGAATCGGAAGCTGGAGCCGCACCACCCGGGTACGCTTGGGATGGGCGCGGCTGGGGTTGGGTTCTGA